From a region of the Vaginimicrobium propionicum genome:
- the arsA gene encoding arsenical pump-driving ATPase, producing MSLPELSTKFAFFTGKGGVGKTTVACSLATRAAGEGKRVLLVSTDPASNIGQVFGREIGSGGAELTDLVPGAISFDAVEIDPEAEAERYRESILGPVRGLLPPEVLATTEETLSGSCTVEVASFNRFVDYLTNEDITSRYDHIIFDTAPTGHTLRLLSLPGDWSSFIDKGAGDASCLGPMSGLEKNRQTYHEAVAALSEPAQTSLVLVARAQISTLQEANRSTGELLEMGIKPALLVINGILPASAATDQLSESIHAQEQALLDGLAANTKLSAINGIPTVRIELNATPVMGVDGLLHLGEDDGNETSIAGPALEPGFTQSISNSHVGLSQLVDALAEGKPKLVLCMGKGGVGKTTVAQMLALELAKRGKPVHLSTTDPANHLDVSLEDRIKGLTVSSIDPDAVTASYREEVLATKGASLNADGYAQLEEDLRSPCTEEVAVFKAFSEVVATAQDQWVVLDTAPTGHTLLLLDATGSYHRELMRQSGRDDSATTLQQLQDTEVTRPILVTLPETTPMLEAQSLAADLSRAGIEPWAWVINQSLPATETSSPFLLRRANAQQEIINSVADQAGVQVVQLPVMLDHELCK from the coding sequence ATGTCCCTTCCTGAACTGAGCACCAAGTTTGCGTTTTTCACCGGTAAAGGTGGAGTCGGAAAGACTACGGTTGCTTGCTCTTTAGCCACCCGAGCGGCAGGTGAAGGTAAGCGAGTGCTGCTAGTATCAACTGATCCAGCCTCGAATATTGGGCAGGTATTCGGCCGTGAGATCGGATCGGGCGGAGCAGAGCTAACCGACCTTGTGCCCGGCGCTATCAGTTTTGATGCGGTAGAGATTGATCCGGAGGCAGAAGCGGAGCGGTATCGCGAGTCTATCCTGGGTCCGGTTCGTGGCCTGCTGCCACCCGAGGTGCTAGCAACAACCGAAGAAACCTTATCCGGTTCCTGTACGGTTGAAGTCGCTAGTTTTAATCGATTCGTCGACTATCTAACCAACGAAGACATTACTAGCCGCTATGACCACATCATTTTCGATACCGCCCCGACCGGACACACTCTGCGGTTACTGTCCTTACCTGGTGATTGGTCTAGTTTCATTGATAAAGGCGCGGGTGACGCCTCGTGTCTGGGGCCGATGTCGGGGCTAGAGAAGAACCGGCAAACCTACCACGAGGCGGTCGCAGCTCTGTCCGAACCGGCACAAACTTCACTGGTTCTGGTGGCCAGGGCTCAAATCTCGACCCTGCAAGAAGCTAACCGTTCCACCGGTGAACTACTTGAGATGGGAATCAAACCCGCACTGTTGGTGATCAACGGGATCCTGCCAGCTAGCGCCGCTACCGATCAGCTGTCGGAGTCTATTCACGCCCAGGAACAGGCACTACTTGATGGCCTTGCCGCAAATACTAAGCTGAGCGCAATCAACGGCATTCCAACGGTACGGATCGAGTTGAATGCCACCCCGGTGATGGGGGTAGACGGCCTGTTACATCTGGGCGAGGATGACGGTAATGAAACTTCGATCGCAGGTCCCGCACTAGAGCCGGGCTTTACGCAGTCCATTTCAAATTCGCACGTTGGTTTATCCCAGCTGGTGGATGCGCTAGCAGAGGGGAAACCGAAACTCGTCTTGTGTATGGGCAAAGGCGGGGTTGGGAAAACCACCGTGGCGCAAATGCTGGCATTGGAGCTCGCTAAGCGCGGCAAGCCAGTGCATCTGTCCACAACAGATCCTGCGAATCACCTCGATGTTTCCCTCGAAGATCGCATCAAAGGTTTGACGGTGTCATCTATCGACCCTGACGCGGTGACGGCTAGCTACCGTGAAGAAGTGCTCGCCACCAAAGGCGCTTCTCTCAATGCCGACGGGTACGCACAGTTGGAGGAAGACCTGCGCTCCCCATGTACGGAAGAAGTGGCCGTTTTCAAAGCATTTTCTGAGGTCGTAGCAACGGCCCAAGACCAGTGGGTCGTCCTCGACACCGCCCCCACCGGGCACACCCTGCTATTACTGGACGCAACTGGGTCCTACCACCGCGAACTCATGCGCCAATCCGGACGTGACGATTCCGCGACCACGCTCCAACAGCTGCAAGATACGGAAGTGACCCGGCCAATCCTCGTGACACTGCCAGAAACCACGCCAATGCTCGAGGCACAATCCCTCGCAGCCGACCTGTCGCGAGCAGGTATTGAGCCGTGGGCATGGGTAATAAACCAGTCACTCCCAGCAACCGAGACGTCATCACCGTTCCTGCTACGACGAGCCAATGCGCAACAGGAGATAATCAACTCGGTCGCTGATCAGGCAGGGGTACAAGTGGTTCAACTGCCCGTCATGCTCGACCATGAACTATGCAAATAG
- a CDS encoding nuclear transport factor 2 family protein — MNEREKIIRLWFDMWLTQKDLGIDDIFSDDVIYIESWCPKYENRQTVKHWFNEWNTRGKVLAWDIKQFFHKDNQTIVEWHFKNKMNEGKVEEFDGISLIVWTADNKIKALKEFGCNCNNYNPYKESETPLFRDEKANWF, encoded by the coding sequence ATGAATGAAAGAGAGAAAATCATTCGTTTATGGTTTGATATGTGGCTTACACAAAAAGACTTAGGAATAGATGATATTTTTTCAGATGATGTGATTTATATTGAGAGTTGGTGTCCTAAGTATGAAAATCGGCAAACAGTAAAGCACTGGTTTAATGAGTGGAATACAAGAGGAAAAGTTCTTGCGTGGGATATAAAGCAATTTTTTCATAAGGATAATCAAACTATTGTAGAATGGCACTTCAAAAATAAAATGAATGAGGGGAAAGTTGAAGAATTTGACGGTATCTCTTTGATTGTTTGGACAGCCGATAATAAGATAAAAGCATTGAAAGAGTTTGGTTGCAATTGTAACAACTACAATCCTTACAAAGAGAGTGAAACACCATTATTTAGAGATGAAAAAGCAAATTGGTTTTAG
- a CDS encoding SAP domain-containing protein, producing MIESRPEFDKITSFDEFNKYYWYREELSRICKSLGLEYRGTKQELNYIIEQYFKGDLIKKSSIKNEKKQVETITLDTPLLECGFSFNIHFREYFSILTDVSPFKFTADMATAWRKVKRENDLSFTIQDMLKVYYGKSNYAKYDNSVCQWNQFLTDFCADKNSCKYSNKLKVASILWKEVRNSKNEKIYSKNLSTEYADKIKEYCR from the coding sequence TTGATAGAAAGTAGACCTGAGTTTGACAAAATTACATCGTTTGATGAGTTTAATAAATACTATTGGTATCGTGAAGAACTTTCACGGATATGCAAGTCATTAGGATTAGAATACAGAGGTACAAAACAGGAACTCAATTATATTATTGAGCAGTACTTTAAGGGTGATTTGATTAAAAAGTCATCAATAAAAAATGAAAAGAAACAAGTAGAAACTATTACCTTAGATACTCCATTACTTGAATGCGGGTTCTCCTTTAACATACATTTCAGAGAGTATTTCTCAATTTTAACAGATGTTTCGCCATTTAAATTTACTGCTGATATGGCTACTGCTTGGAGAAAAGTAAAAAGAGAAAATGATTTGAGTTTTACAATTCAAGATATGCTAAAAGTTTATTATGGAAAATCAAATTATGCGAAGTATGATAATTCAGTTTGTCAATGGAACCAATTTTTAACGGATTTCTGTGCAGACAAAAATAGTTGCAAATATTCGAACAAATTAAAAGTAGCCTCTATTCTTTGGAAAGAAGTCAGAAATTCAAAAAATGAAAAAATTTATTCAAAGAATCTTTCGACTGAATATGCAGATAAGATAAAAGAGTATTGCAGGTAG
- a CDS encoding helix-turn-helix transcriptional regulator, translating to MRLSYNKLWKLLIDKGWTKEQLRTAAGFSPATLAKLGRGDNIQTNIIVRICETLACQPADIMEIKGDN from the coding sequence ATGCGACTGTCCTATAACAAACTATGGAAACTTCTCATCGACAAAGGATGGACGAAAGAACAACTGCGCACAGCAGCAGGTTTCAGCCCAGCCACCCTTGCCAAACTAGGTAGAGGAGACAACATCCAAACCAACATTATCGTGCGCATCTGCGAAACTCTTGCCTGCCAGCCGGCAGACATTATGGAAATCAAAGGAGACAACTAA
- a CDS encoding DUF2326 domain-containing protein, with protein sequence MLINVWSDRFNDAGEPRPPIVFHPGLNVVEGGAEAENSIGKSTLLSIVDYAFGGADFAKSDVITDPDAVGHHTICFTFRFGEQDRYFSRDTSRPGFVQEYFDPEWKERKEEWQIDDYRVFLAEQYGLDIPDSTLRELIGRFVRIDTEQLAMLKKPLKAAPAQPDEQGVFALEKLFGVYGKLKQLEEDLKAANLSYSSLEGMAKTGLSQYVKIRNKKERDQAERELTQARIAFQQLRVTADLDLFQAAEQAKSEEQHMKTQLRSLQSKRSVLKGKLSIVEATLSGESRLATDDLEEFYNFFPNVNKEKLETIEYYHRALVGVYEDQLNEQAEKYRRVIAVLDNEINQRLREIHQLKQSVELDDKTYEENGELAATIKRLEAQIDAYDKMREFDKLRKETNKALKEQRPRILGDIEHNINRLTKEFVQALYPNKKRKPPLFSFKESRGKAGYTFSSQGDNGAGSQSKNLISFDLAILELTKLPILIHDSVLIKQLAYFPVGNLLTLYERVAELTSEDGHPKQIFFSFDATPKYRAEAEEIVNRSRVIKLGENEHALYGFTWNEEKDETDEENK encoded by the coding sequence TTGCTGATTAACGTATGGTCTGACAGATTCAACGACGCGGGCGAGCCTCGCCCGCCCATAGTTTTTCACCCTGGTCTGAACGTCGTCGAGGGAGGAGCTGAAGCCGAGAACTCTATCGGCAAATCTACCTTGCTCTCCATAGTGGATTACGCTTTCGGTGGTGCAGATTTCGCAAAATCTGACGTCATTACCGATCCTGATGCTGTCGGCCACCACACTATTTGCTTCACCTTCCGTTTCGGAGAACAAGACAGGTATTTCTCCCGCGATACCTCACGCCCAGGTTTCGTTCAAGAATACTTTGATCCTGAATGGAAAGAACGAAAAGAAGAATGGCAGATAGACGATTATCGAGTATTTCTTGCTGAACAATACGGTCTAGACATTCCCGATTCGACTCTTCGAGAATTAATAGGCCGGTTCGTTCGAATCGATACCGAGCAACTTGCCATGTTGAAAAAGCCGCTTAAAGCCGCTCCTGCACAACCCGATGAACAGGGTGTGTTTGCGCTGGAGAAACTCTTCGGCGTGTACGGAAAGCTCAAACAACTCGAGGAAGACCTCAAAGCAGCCAACCTCAGTTACTCTTCGCTTGAAGGGATGGCTAAAACAGGGCTTAGTCAATACGTGAAAATACGAAATAAGAAAGAACGCGACCAAGCCGAGCGAGAACTAACGCAAGCACGGATTGCGTTTCAACAACTGCGAGTGACAGCAGACCTCGATCTTTTCCAGGCAGCAGAGCAAGCGAAAAGCGAAGAGCAACACATGAAGACTCAGTTGCGCTCGCTGCAGAGCAAACGTTCTGTTCTTAAAGGAAAATTATCGATAGTTGAAGCAACGCTATCGGGAGAATCAAGGCTCGCAACCGATGACCTTGAAGAGTTCTATAACTTCTTCCCGAACGTAAACAAAGAGAAACTCGAAACTATCGAGTACTATCACCGAGCTCTCGTCGGCGTCTATGAAGACCAGCTTAACGAACAGGCAGAAAAATATCGTCGCGTAATTGCTGTGTTGGACAACGAGATTAACCAACGGCTACGAGAAATTCACCAGCTCAAACAATCAGTTGAGCTCGATGATAAAACCTACGAAGAAAACGGTGAGCTAGCAGCCACCATTAAACGTCTTGAAGCTCAAATCGACGCCTATGACAAAATGCGCGAATTCGACAAGCTGCGCAAAGAAACAAACAAAGCTCTCAAAGAACAACGACCGCGCATTCTCGGCGATATCGAGCACAACATCAACCGGCTCACCAAAGAATTCGTTCAAGCCCTCTATCCGAATAAAAAGCGTAAACCGCCACTATTTAGCTTCAAAGAATCACGCGGTAAAGCGGGGTATACCTTTTCATCTCAAGGAGACAACGGGGCCGGTTCGCAATCCAAGAACCTGATTTCATTTGATTTAGCTATCCTAGAATTAACCAAGTTGCCCATCCTGATCCACGACTCCGTGCTCATCAAACAACTCGCATATTTCCCTGTTGGTAACCTGCTCACACTCTATGAACGAGTAGCGGAACTTACCTCCGAGGATGGCCACCCTAAACAAATATTCTTCTCATTCGATGCCACCCCGAAATATCGGGCGGAAGCAGAAGAAATCGTTAACAGGTCAAGAGTCATCAAACTAGGTGAAAACGAGCACGCACTCTATGGATTTACCTGGAACGAAGAGAAAGACGAAACCGATGAGGAGAACAAATAA
- a CDS encoding ABC-three component system middle component 7, with translation MRLPNKLYTFDESTLANFPRILNHLDNPMRLIDLHFDLVKQVGGTGELIEALTLLLALRKITIDVENGVIALAD, from the coding sequence ATGCGATTGCCTAACAAGCTCTACACTTTCGACGAATCAACCCTCGCCAACTTTCCGCGAATCCTGAATCACTTAGATAATCCGATGCGCCTCATTGATTTACATTTTGATCTAGTGAAACAGGTAGGCGGGACGGGTGAACTTATAGAAGCACTCACTCTACTGCTCGCATTGAGAAAAATAACGATTGATGTTGAAAACGGGGTGATTGCGCTTGCTGATTAA
- a CDS encoding ABC-three component system protein codes for MQFHQWAKSVRPVVPGNLHGPSYARELISMFTTVNEGEWNTRNDPTSTASISDDVLTSLMSRDAGFSKGLANAIYSRLNIDNLICLIEDLDEPAQNLIRLNFESFGVRIRLTHVAEDACLILLDILERLAKIKKPDLQARIRIRQLAAKARYREELLVLSDGCLQCGKTLNIESHDKSKASYVIVLLDEGIEEPLRDDFAVLCTEHGEKYQLAHTKKEEQQLRANLARLLAKHRLADNVVPLGLEPEISLLLDAVSNIPYEQRILDPKFKAVDLEQKIHDADLLSQATDAVSVYKPFIVTQLKSKEAREQLKFTRLCNQVQGAWLTFESSGLDQPGQFRQLCDWMNNHTGSGIYVCGILISYFIHICEVFRPDVDVEADYAIA; via the coding sequence GTGCAGTTCCACCAGTGGGCTAAATCAGTACGCCCTGTTGTTCCTGGCAACCTCCATGGGCCTAGTTATGCGCGTGAACTGATCTCCATGTTTACTACTGTCAATGAGGGGGAATGGAATACGCGAAACGACCCCACAAGCACGGCCTCAATATCCGATGATGTACTTACCTCGCTTATGTCACGCGACGCGGGATTTAGCAAAGGGCTAGCAAACGCAATTTATTCTCGCTTGAATATAGATAATCTCATTTGTCTGATTGAGGATTTAGATGAGCCAGCGCAGAATCTCATCCGTCTCAATTTTGAGAGTTTTGGAGTAAGGATTCGCTTAACGCACGTGGCTGAAGATGCCTGTCTAATTCTGCTGGACATTCTCGAGCGGCTCGCAAAAATAAAAAAGCCTGATTTGCAAGCACGGATTCGTATTCGCCAACTAGCTGCGAAGGCTAGGTATCGAGAAGAACTTCTTGTCTTATCGGATGGTTGTCTGCAGTGCGGAAAAACCCTCAATATCGAATCGCACGATAAATCCAAGGCCTCCTACGTGATTGTGCTTCTCGACGAAGGCATTGAAGAACCTTTACGCGATGATTTCGCAGTGTTATGCACCGAGCATGGCGAAAAATACCAGCTGGCTCACACGAAAAAAGAAGAACAACAGCTACGAGCTAACCTTGCACGTCTTCTTGCTAAACATCGCCTTGCCGACAATGTCGTGCCTTTGGGGCTTGAACCAGAAATCAGCCTGCTGTTGGACGCGGTTTCCAACATTCCTTATGAGCAACGCATACTAGATCCCAAATTCAAGGCAGTCGACCTTGAGCAGAAAATTCACGATGCTGATCTGCTTTCCCAAGCAACTGATGCTGTATCCGTCTACAAGCCTTTTATCGTCACTCAGCTGAAATCTAAAGAAGCGAGAGAACAGCTCAAGTTCACTCGACTGTGCAATCAAGTTCAAGGGGCGTGGCTGACCTTCGAAAGCTCGGGGTTGGATCAGCCCGGGCAGTTCAGGCAACTATGCGATTGGATGAACAATCACACGGGAAGCGGCATTTATGTGTGTGGCATTCTCATCAGCTACTTCATCCATATTTGTGAGGTATTCCGCCCAGATGTAGACGTGGAGGCAGACTATGCGATTGCCTAA
- a CDS encoding sigma factor-like helix-turn-helix DNA-binding protein yields MKVQIRYEKQKFDVKKPAEYVEVEVSDGEVVSMIEADYRQRRDMAQSLELVQRRSIEEIVREEINKPEYNQAKQWVRNTDSCWRAPLAGGGNIFDELVDQYGHMKAFDDPFDDVDTRLTVESALAGLDERERFIVIQNRLNQVPLTVVAAELGITQPRASQLLKSARAKIAAEIGLDF; encoded by the coding sequence ATGAAAGTACAAATCCGTTACGAAAAGCAAAAGTTCGATGTGAAGAAACCTGCAGAGTATGTGGAGGTTGAGGTGAGTGATGGCGAGGTGGTCTCGATGATTGAGGCTGATTATCGTCAGCGCCGCGATATGGCGCAAAGCCTTGAATTGGTGCAACGGCGTTCTATTGAGGAGATTGTCCGGGAGGAGATTAATAAGCCGGAGTATAACCAGGCGAAGCAGTGGGTGCGCAATACGGATTCGTGTTGGCGTGCTCCTTTGGCTGGTGGCGGCAATATTTTTGATGAGTTGGTCGACCAGTATGGTCACATGAAAGCGTTCGATGATCCGTTTGATGACGTGGACACACGGTTGACGGTAGAGAGTGCTTTGGCTGGATTGGATGAGCGTGAGCGTTTCATCGTTATCCAGAATCGTTTGAATCAGGTGCCTTTGACTGTGGTGGCGGCTGAGCTTGGAATTACTCAACCTCGTGCCTCGCAATTGTTGAAATCTGCGCGGGCGAAGATTGCCGCCGAAATTGGTCTTGATTTCTGA
- a CDS encoding DUF2800 domain-containing protein, producing MPPQKHALLSASSAHRWLHCPPSAKLTAGVTEAPSEAALQGTAAHALAEHKLRRALKQQSKRPVSKYEDDEMNTHTDDYVAYVLEQYEQAKQTTPGAVIYIEQRLDFSHVVPGGFGTGDCLIVADGTLHVIDLKYGLGVLVEAEWNPQMMLYSLGALALFDALYDIEQVALTVFQPRRENVSTWTISVTELNKWAEQTLKPAAELAANGEGEFCAGTWCQFCRIASTCRARAEANLELAKFEFAPPAELSPAEVADVLAQIPELTRWASDVQDYALSQALSGERYEGFKLVAGRSIRKYTDETAVAEAAKAAGYRDIYKRSLLTITAMEKLMGKKQFSEILGDLVVKPEGKPTLVPVTDKRPELQISTAADDFTNIDK from the coding sequence ATGCCACCGCAAAAACACGCACTCTTGAGCGCCTCGTCGGCGCATCGTTGGTTGCACTGTCCCCCATCCGCGAAACTCACCGCAGGAGTGACAGAGGCTCCAAGTGAAGCTGCACTGCAAGGTACGGCGGCTCACGCGTTGGCAGAGCATAAGTTGCGCCGAGCACTCAAGCAGCAATCTAAACGCCCCGTCTCCAAATACGAAGATGACGAGATGAATACCCACACCGACGATTACGTGGCTTACGTGCTCGAACAATACGAGCAAGCAAAACAGACAACGCCAGGAGCTGTCATCTACATCGAACAACGCCTCGACTTCAGCCATGTCGTGCCTGGTGGCTTCGGCACAGGCGACTGCCTCATCGTCGCAGACGGCACACTGCACGTTATCGATTTGAAATATGGCTTGGGCGTGCTGGTAGAAGCTGAGTGGAACCCGCAAATGATGCTCTACTCGCTCGGTGCACTTGCCTTGTTCGACGCTCTTTATGACATTGAGCAGGTGGCATTAACGGTTTTTCAGCCACGGCGCGAAAACGTATCCACTTGGACGATTAGCGTCACTGAGCTGAACAAGTGGGCCGAGCAGACGCTCAAGCCTGCCGCCGAACTAGCAGCTAACGGTGAGGGCGAGTTCTGCGCCGGTACCTGGTGTCAGTTCTGCCGTATCGCCTCCACCTGTAGAGCCAGGGCTGAAGCGAACCTTGAGCTGGCTAAATTCGAGTTCGCACCGCCAGCAGAACTCAGCCCAGCTGAGGTGGCTGATGTGTTGGCGCAAATACCAGAACTCACGCGGTGGGCGTCAGATGTGCAGGACTATGCCCTCAGTCAAGCCCTAAGCGGTGAGCGGTACGAGGGTTTCAAGTTGGTTGCTGGTCGCTCGATCCGCAAATACACCGATGAGACTGCGGTGGCTGAGGCTGCGAAAGCTGCAGGCTACCGCGATATCTATAAACGATCACTGCTCACTATTACCGCGATGGAAAAGCTCATGGGAAAGAAACAGTTCTCTGAGATTCTCGGGGATCTGGTGGTCAAGCCCGAGGGCAAACCCACCCTGGTTCCCGTCACTGACAAACGCCCCGAGCTGCAGATCAGCACGGCGGCTGACGATTTCACAAACATCGACAAATAA
- a CDS encoding DUF2815 family protein: MSNRVNTKNKKNNPTKVITGETRLSYANVWEAKSINGGKPKYSVSLLIPKDDAVTIDAINAAIEAAITEGIGKFGGKIPPRASLKLPLRDGDTERDDDAYAGHYFVNANSINAPQIVDQDVNPILDRSEVYSGCYGRVSINFYAFNTNGNRGVACGLGNIQKTRDGEPLGGHVSASSEFDTWDADEDFLA, from the coding sequence ATGTCGAACCGCGTGAACACCAAGAATAAGAAGAATAATCCGACCAAGGTTATTACCGGCGAAACACGTTTGAGCTACGCAAACGTGTGGGAAGCAAAATCTATTAACGGCGGCAAGCCGAAGTACTCGGTATCGCTTCTTATTCCTAAAGATGATGCTGTAACTATCGATGCGATTAATGCTGCTATCGAGGCAGCAATCACCGAGGGTATTGGGAAGTTCGGTGGGAAGATCCCGCCACGCGCATCTTTGAAGCTGCCGCTACGTGATGGAGATACTGAGCGTGACGATGACGCTTATGCCGGACATTATTTCGTGAATGCCAACAGTATTAATGCTCCGCAGATCGTGGATCAAGACGTAAACCCAATCCTTGATCGCTCCGAAGTTTATTCTGGCTGTTACGGGCGAGTTTCCATCAATTTCTACGCTTTCAACACCAACGGTAATCGTGGCGTGGCCTGCGGTCTTGGCAATATTCAAAAGACCCGTGATGGTGAGCCACTCGGCGGGCACGTGAGCGCATCCTCCGAGTTCGATACCTGGGATGCAGACGAAGACTTCCTCGCCTAA
- a CDS encoding DNA polymerase: MDLASGEQLPAKILRALDDPAVVKWAYNAAFERTCLSAYLGRRLDPAGWRCSMVWAATLGLPLSLKDVGKVLNLDAQKMDEGKDLIKHFCVPDDNSHQRLPGSDPDGWRLFKTYNARDVEVETQIRSKLANFPVPDYLWEQYEVDQRINDRGIRIDTTLAANAIAIDEEHRAQALARAQELTGLDNPATPLQLQEWLKQHGCPIESMAKESVDDALAYASGEVKEALELRQELSRSSVAKYRKMMDAACIDQRAHGLLQFYGANRTGRWAGRLVQVQNLPRNYLPDLTQARGLVHDGNGEALDMLYPSVPDTLSQLIRTAFIPSKGHRFIVADYSAIEARVLAWLAGEETTLAAFKNGEDLYCATASTMFGVPVEKHGVNSELRQKGKIAVLACGYNGSVGALKAMGALKMGLSEDELQPIVDAWRQANPNIVQLWHEVDNAATRAISTSRPLTLRNLGFEKKSGMLFITLPSGRRLAYVKPGIGVNRFGGTSITYWGQGVARKWQKLETYGGKLVENIIQATARDLLAEAITRIENAGHRIVMHIHDEVVIDEPINSGTTVADICTLMNELPQWAKGLPIDAAGYECGFYQKD; this comes from the coding sequence GTGGATCTAGCATCTGGAGAGCAACTCCCCGCAAAGATTCTTAGAGCACTTGATGACCCTGCCGTGGTTAAGTGGGCTTACAACGCCGCTTTTGAACGCACCTGCCTCAGCGCCTACCTCGGACGACGACTTGATCCAGCTGGTTGGCGGTGCTCCATGGTGTGGGCGGCAACCCTTGGCCTGCCACTTTCTCTTAAAGATGTCGGCAAAGTGCTGAATCTCGATGCTCAAAAGATGGATGAAGGTAAAGATCTCATCAAGCACTTCTGCGTACCGGATGACAACAGCCATCAGCGTCTGCCCGGCAGCGACCCGGATGGCTGGAGGCTCTTTAAGACCTACAATGCCCGCGACGTGGAGGTAGAAACCCAGATTAGGAGCAAGCTCGCCAACTTCCCAGTACCTGATTACCTCTGGGAGCAGTATGAAGTGGATCAGCGGATTAATGACCGCGGTATCCGTATCGACACCACACTGGCCGCAAACGCTATCGCTATTGACGAAGAACACCGGGCGCAAGCACTCGCCCGTGCGCAAGAACTCACCGGTCTGGATAATCCTGCCACACCATTGCAGCTACAAGAATGGCTGAAACAGCATGGCTGCCCGATAGAGTCGATGGCTAAAGAATCAGTCGATGATGCCCTGGCATATGCCAGTGGCGAGGTGAAAGAAGCTCTCGAACTGCGCCAGGAGTTATCGCGCTCATCCGTGGCAAAATACCGCAAGATGATGGATGCCGCCTGCATCGACCAAAGGGCGCATGGTCTGCTCCAGTTTTATGGGGCTAACCGTACAGGGCGGTGGGCAGGCCGTCTTGTGCAGGTGCAAAACCTACCTCGGAACTATCTGCCCGACCTTACCCAAGCACGTGGCTTGGTGCATGACGGTAACGGTGAGGCACTCGATATGCTTTATCCTTCCGTGCCCGATACTCTCAGTCAGTTGATTCGCACCGCATTCATCCCCTCGAAGGGTCACCGGTTCATCGTCGCCGATTATTCGGCGATTGAGGCGCGGGTGCTGGCGTGGCTTGCTGGTGAGGAAACCACGCTTGCCGCGTTCAAGAACGGTGAGGATCTTTATTGCGCGACCGCTTCGACGATGTTTGGTGTGCCTGTGGAAAAGCACGGAGTCAACAGTGAGCTTCGGCAGAAAGGAAAAATCGCTGTTCTTGCTTGTGGCTACAACGGCTCTGTAGGTGCGCTCAAAGCCATGGGCGCTTTGAAGATGGGACTAAGCGAGGACGAGTTACAGCCCATCGTGGACGCTTGGCGGCAAGCCAACCCTAATATTGTGCAGCTGTGGCACGAGGTCGATAATGCCGCTACCAGAGCAATTAGCACCAGCAGACCGCTCACGCTGCGCAACCTGGGTTTCGAGAAGAAATCTGGGATGCTCTTCATCACTCTGCCAAGCGGTCGGCGTTTGGCATATGTGAAGCCAGGTATTGGCGTGAATCGTTTCGGAGGCACCTCGATTACTTATTGGGGTCAGGGAGTGGCTCGCAAGTGGCAGAAACTAGAGACTTACGGTGGAAAACTGGTCGAGAACATCATTCAAGCCACCGCCAGAGACCTCCTCGCCGAAGCCATCACCCGCATTGAGAATGCCGGTCACCGGATCGTGATGCATATTCACGACGAAGTCGTCATCGACGAACCCATCAATTCCGGCACCACCGTTGCTGACATATGCACCCTCATGAACGAGCTACCCCAATGGGCTAAGGGTTTACCGATTGATGCAGCCGGGTACGAATGCGGCTTCTATCAGAAGGATTAG